One stretch of Thalassovita sp. DNA includes these proteins:
- a CDS encoding Hsp70 family protein, whose amino-acid sequence MTVLGIDFGTSNTAAAVAVNGKPFVIPLEAGEQTLPTAVFLDFANRRTLYGRPAARAMMEGEEGRFMRALKSVLGTSLAREKRQFMNEKLTLIEVIARFLAEIRKRAEAATYQEVTGVLSGRPVRFHSADEARNAQAAEDLEEAYRLAGFKTINFLPEPEAAALAAGGQGRSLIVDIGGGTSDFTLCDRDGDGFRVLASQGIRLGGTDFDKALSLAHVMPLFGYGAEIGNEMGPGSHRAPRALYQDLASWEKITFVYGPALLRDVRRWERLARDPQLFGRLGEVLEMHLGHDVAYAVEAGKIRANGDGEGMIQLDPVEKGLRVALMRDLMQAELEGYADQIAACAAETIAKADVTPESIDRIVYVGGSSLLGVIQHRMEALLPEARPETSEVFTAVVDGLALAAGRDS is encoded by the coding sequence ATGACGGTTCTTGGTATTGATTTTGGCACCTCCAACACAGCCGCTGCAGTGGCTGTGAACGGCAAACCCTTTGTGATCCCGCTGGAGGCGGGCGAACAGACCTTGCCAACCGCCGTCTTCCTGGATTTTGCCAACCGCCGCACGCTGTATGGCCGCCCCGCCGCCCGCGCCATGATGGAGGGCGAGGAAGGCCGTTTCATGCGGGCGCTGAAATCTGTTCTGGGCACCTCGCTGGCGCGGGAAAAGCGGCAGTTCATGAACGAAAAACTGACGCTGATCGAAGTGATCGCGCGGTTTCTGGCTGAGATCCGAAAACGCGCCGAAGCGGCCACCTATCAGGAGGTGACCGGCGTGCTGTCAGGCCGCCCGGTGCGCTTCCACTCGGCCGATGAGGCGCGCAATGCGCAGGCGGCAGAGGATCTGGAAGAGGCCTATCGCCTGGCCGGTTTCAAAACCATCAACTTCCTGCCGGAACCTGAAGCTGCCGCGCTGGCCGCCGGGGGGCAGGGGCGCAGCCTGATCGTGGACATTGGCGGCGGTACATCGGATTTCACCCTGTGTGACCGAGATGGCGATGGGTTCCGGGTGCTGGCCTCACAGGGGATCCGGCTGGGCGGCACCGATTTTGACAAGGCGCTGAGCCTTGCGCATGTGATGCCGCTGTTCGGCTATGGGGCTGAGATTGGTAATGAAATGGGGCCGGGCAGCCACCGCGCGCCGCGGGCGCTTTATCAGGATCTGGCCAGCTGGGAAAAGATCACCTTTGTCTACGGTCCCGCCCTGTTGCGGGATGTGCGGCGCTGGGAACGGCTGGCGCGGGATCCGCAGCTGTTTGGCCGCTTGGGAGAGGTGCTGGAAATGCATCTGGGCCATGATGTGGCCTATGCGGTGGAGGCCGGCAAAATCCGGGCCAATGGCGACGGTGAGGGCATGATCCAGCTGGATCCGGTGGAGAAGGGGCTGCGCGTCGCCCTGATGCGTGATCTGATGCAGGCCGAGCTGGAAGGCTACGCGGATCAGATCGCCGCCTGTGCCGCTGAAACCATCGCCAAGGCTGATGTGACGCCTGAAAGCATCGACCGGATCGTTTATGTTGGCGGTTCCTCCCTTCTGGGGGTGATCCAACACCGGATGGAGGCCCTCTTGCCAGAGGCGCGGCCTGAAACCTCTGAGGTGTTTACGGCGGTGGTTGATGGGCTGGCCCTTGCGGCGGGGCGCGACAGCTAG
- a CDS encoding rhodanese-related sulfurtransferase codes for MYIVCALYHFTRFSDPAALKPALLELAEANGVTGSLLLAHEGINGTIAGSRAGLDAVLAHVRGLPGCADLEWKESTAQDAPFPRMKVKLKKEIVTMGQPDVDPLAKVGHYVAPEDWNDLIRSPDVAVIDTRNDYEVAIGTFEGAVDPKTDTFRDFPAWWDENKERFHNKRIAMFCTGGIRCEKSTNFLMSQGVEDVYHLKGGILKYLEEVPQEDSSWEGECFVFDGRVSVGHGLAEGPHVLCHACRRPILPEDQKRPEFEDGVTCHLCIDEKTEADKARFRERQKQIELAKARGETHMGGSRGV; via the coding sequence ATGTATATCGTTTGCGCACTCTATCACTTCACCCGATTCTCCGATCCCGCCGCGTTGAAACCGGCGTTGCTTGAGCTGGCTGAGGCCAATGGCGTCACCGGCTCCCTGCTGCTGGCCCATGAGGGGATCAATGGCACGATTGCGGGATCGCGTGCCGGTCTCGATGCGGTGCTGGCCCATGTGCGTGGCCTGCCGGGCTGCGCCGATCTGGAATGGAAGGAAAGCACCGCGCAGGATGCGCCCTTCCCGCGGATGAAGGTCAAGCTGAAGAAAGAGATCGTGACCATGGGCCAACCGGATGTGGATCCACTGGCCAAGGTGGGGCACTACGTGGCGCCTGAGGATTGGAATGACCTGATCCGCAGCCCGGATGTGGCGGTGATCGACACCCGCAACGATTATGAAGTGGCCATCGGCACCTTCGAAGGTGCGGTCGATCCTAAGACCGATACCTTCCGCGATTTCCCCGCCTGGTGGGACGAAAACAAAGAGCGGTTTCACAACAAGCGCATCGCGATGTTCTGCACCGGCGGTATCCGTTGTGAGAAATCCACCAATTTCCTGATGTCGCAGGGGGTTGAGGATGTCTATCACCTCAAAGGCGGTATCCTGAAATACCTTGAGGAGGTGCCGCAGGAAGACAGTTCCTGGGAAGGCGAATGTTTCGTCTTTGATGGCCGCGTGTCGGTGGGGCATGGGCTGGCCGAAGGGCCACACGTGCTGTGTCACGCCTGCCGACGCCCGATCCTGCCCGAAGATCAGAAACGGCCCGAGTTTGAAGATGGCGTGACCTGCCATCTGTGCATCGATGAGAAGACTGAGGCCGACAAAGCCCGCTTCCGCGAACGTCAGAAGCAGATCGAACTGGCCAAAGCGCGCGGTGAAACCCACATGGGCGGATCGCGCGGGGTTTAA